The following are from one region of the Magallana gigas chromosome 6, xbMagGiga1.1, whole genome shotgun sequence genome:
- the LOC117688965 gene encoding uncharacterized protein, with protein MATSDVNPVFKELQTLTKKLAELEASNAKVLRKLTEDNKERLDSSLTTNITEFLANLNSLKIESGSRDKELRILKDNVSKLKEGIAELSSSISGFKNEDISASWNKDSDNSKRSVDKTADKEPKQRTLTLPADSSRNIPASANVDSGRKQVPSEQQSETCQEELVSTVKEVIQSQGSPERPPLSRNKYGLKYRSVSIKNDNRVKVLEGKERETDQSFQNKSSSQTKDKLNLPTRDAIKKLQLTPKAERTSARPKQKPHPLSTKNEYRNLAGLNKDPDDVNEVKDLNSWKRLAEEEKLKGQILSPLKKGKGPDTCLLLDMSGSMTGEPFNEMMAAVRVFVEGISTISVALGINENIGIATFGTQTEVVLHMTNEYDKVLEALELMFPSGPSPMAAGLYMALACCLGHGHLTTIGKIPVGGRIILFSDGKGTPDTTTAGEDDLESTFEFMKDVWLKEAADDLEKRKIRVYAVPVCSSEPEMMETVCKTTHGKMYNINETHKLIKMTQNTIQAINMIGDGFDFDGASAGKQSSPEFSKHMLGPDWEEVEHLGKFLVNEVSFMSNRELEGSHLPPLGSRVRRGPDWKYNNQDQGGPGTIVGHDGDHISVWVEWDCGHKNVYTFSPLFGRDLVLVDEPRVLFDEIIAVGCLVERVTDWKYGDQDGGIGSIGVVINVNANGNILVRWPNKNKCRYKFGCDGLFEVKLCDRKNIHQRSRAQVTKQEKPVMGAEKRESTSIFKLDKHEEDSKSLKVEERVSLEELNRRNRQMQPKEQTDLDKITWTYKKDGEWHCIPKDINDKMEKAYGRNKHGSTILELDGHIWRAKFSDMKMICQKTHACTEIARKESGI; from the exons ATGGCGACTTCCGACGTTAACCCAGTGTTCAAAGAG TTGCAGACTTTGACGAAAAAACTTGCGGAATTGGAGGCTTCAAACGCCAAGGTTTTGAGAAAACTGACGGAGGACAACAAAGAAAG gttggACAGTTCTTTGACCACAAATATaacag AATTCCTCGCAAACTTAAACTCCTTGAAAATTGAAAGTGGTAGTAGAGACAAAGAATTAAGGATACTGAAAGATAATGTCTCCAAATTAAAGGAAGGAATCGCTGAACTTTCGTCAAGTATTAGCGGCTTTAAAAATGAAGACATTTCTGCGTCTTGGAATAAAGATTCTGATAATTCAAAGAGATCTGTTGACAAAACAGCAGATAAAGAACCAAAACAAAGAACATTAACATTACCAGCTGATTCAAGTAGAAATATACCTGCTTCAGCAAATGTAGATAGCGGAAGGAAACAGGTACCAAGTGAGCAGCAGTCAGAGACGTGCCAAGAAGAGCTGGTGAGTACAGTTAAGGAGGTCATTCAGTCGCAGGGGTCTCCTGAACGACCACCCCTCTCTAGAAATAAATACGGACTCAAATATCGATCTGTGAGCATCAAGAATGACAATCGCGTGAAAGTGTTAGAAGGCAAAGAAAGAGAGACAGACCAATCTTTCCAGAATAAATCCTCATCCCAAACAAAAGACAAACTTAATCTGCCGACGAGGGATGCAATAAAGAAACTCCAATTGACACCAAAGGCAGAAAGAACCAGCGCAAGACCGAAACA GAAACCTCATCCTTTATCAACCAAGAACGAGTACAGAAACCTCG ccgGGTTAAATAAAGATCCGGACGATGTTAATGAAGTTAAAGACTTGAATAGCTGGAAAAGATTAGCAGAAGAAGAAAAACTAAAGG GTCAAATTCTAAGTCCATTGAAGAAAGGGAAAGGACCGGATACTTGTTTATTGTTAGATATGTCTGGAAGTATGACGGGAGAACCATTTAATGAAATGATGGCGGCAGTTAGAGTATTTGTGGAAG GTATATCAACCATATCCGTAGCATTGGGGATTAACGAAAACATAGGAATTGCTACGTTTGGGACACAGACAGAAGTAGTACTACATATGACGAATGAATATGACAAAGTTCTAGAAGCACTTG AATTAATGTTTCCTTCTGGACCCTCTCCTATGGCCGCTGGACTGTACATGGCACTAGCATGCTGTCTGGGTCACG GTCACCTAACAACTATAGGAAAAATTCCAGTAGGGGGCAGAATCATTCTGTTCAGTGATGGTAAAGGAACACCTGACACCACAACAGCAGGAGAGGATGATCTCGAGTCAACGTTTGAATTTATG AAAGACGTTTGGCTAAAAGAAGCTGCAGATGATCTTGAAAAAAGGAAGATTCGAGTATATGCTGTCCCCGTTTGTAGTTCTGAACCG GAAATGATGGAAACAGTCTGCAAAACAACACATGGAAAGATGTACAACATCAATGAGACCCATAAACTTATCAAAATGACCCAAAATACG ATACAAGCGATCAATATGATTGGGGATGGATTTGATTTTGATGGTGCATCAGCAGGGAAACAAAGCTCGCCGGAATTTTCCAAACATATGCTTGGACCAGACTGG GAAGAAGTTGAACatctgggaaagtttttggtTAATGAGGTTTCTTTCATGAGTAATAGAGAGCTTGAAGGTAGTCACCTCCCTCCATTAGGTTCTCGGGTCAGAAGAGGACCAGATTGGAAATATAATAACCAGGATCAGGGTGGACCAGGGACAATAGTAGGCCATGATGGAG ATCATATAAGTGTTTGGGTTGAATGGGATTGCGGTCATAAAAACGTATATACATTTAGCCCATTATTTGGCAGAGACCTTGTATTGGTCGACGAGCCGCGTGTTCTTTTTGACGAAATAATTGCTGTGGGATGTTTAGTTGAACGAG TAACTGACTGGAAATATGGAGATCAAGATGGTGGAATTGGAAGCATTGGGGTTGTTATCAATGTCAACGCAAATGGAAACATACTC GTCAGATGGCCCAATAAAAATAAGTGCCGTTATAAATTTGGATGCGACGGTTTGTTTGAAGTCAAATTATG TGAtcgaaaaaatatacatcaaagGAGCAGAGCACAAGTCACAAAACAGGAAAAACCTGTGATGGGCGCTGAAAAACGTGAATCGACCAGCATATTTAAATTGGACAAACATGAAGAGGATAGCAAGAGTCTGAAAGTGGAAGAACGTGTGTCTTTAGAAGAGTTAAATAGACGCAACCGTCAAATGCAACCTAAGGAACAAACAGATTTAG ACAAAATAACATGGACATATAAAAAAGACGGTGAATGGCATTGTATACCAAAAGATATCAATGATAAAATGGAGAAAGCGTATGGTCGTAACAAACATGGTTCAACAATTCTTGAGCTAGATGGACATAT ATGGAGAGCAAAGTTCTCTGATATGAAAATGATATGTCAGAAAACACACGCATGTACTGAGATAGCGAGGAAAG AGTCTGGTATTTAG